Proteins encoded within one genomic window of Candidatus Zixiibacteriota bacterium:
- a CDS encoding energy transducer TonB, which produces MSVNSLYSQYGAYAMKARYQRNFLYGIGITAGTVAAILLTFWIISLIPEEEVILAAPIKTITTVADLGPPPSIARKPPQVAVQAPQTAAPKVGIPKPVADDEVIDDDVVLATKDELAEIVAPDVVTAAAGEDIVVDIAEDDYLPAPDEFVAVEIYPEMIFNNPPEYPRFAKTAGIEGTVAVQALVGKNGNVLDARVGKSSGTAALDDAAVQAAYGCKFKPGIQNGRPVACWVTYAVEFEIGK; this is translated from the coding sequence ATGTCTGTCAATTCCCTCTATTCACAGTACGGTGCCTATGCAATGAAGGCGCGCTATCAGCGCAACTTCCTGTATGGCATCGGCATCACGGCTGGTACGGTTGCCGCTATTTTGTTGACCTTCTGGATCATTTCATTGATTCCCGAAGAGGAAGTGATTTTAGCGGCTCCTATTAAGACCATTACCACCGTGGCTGATTTGGGACCTCCGCCGAGTATTGCTCGTAAACCTCCGCAGGTTGCCGTGCAGGCCCCTCAGACCGCAGCGCCCAAGGTCGGTATCCCAAAACCAGTGGCGGACGACGAAGTTATCGACGATGACGTTGTCCTCGCGACCAAGGACGAGTTGGCTGAGATCGTTGCGCCTGATGTGGTGACCGCGGCCGCCGGTGAAGATATCGTCGTCGATATCGCTGAAGACGATTACCTGCCGGCTCCGGATGAATTCGTGGCTGTGGAAATCTACCCGGAGATGATTTTTAACAATCCTCCGGAATACCCCCGCTTTGCAAAGACGGCCGGTATCGAAGGTACCGTAGCGGTTCAGGCCCTGGTGGGCAAGAACGGCAATGTCCTCGATGCCCGCGTCGGCAAATCCTCCGGCACGGCGGCGCTCGATGATGCCGCGGTGCAGGCCGCGTACGGCTGCAAGTTCAAACCCGGTATTCAGAACGGCCGACCGGTTGCCTGCTGGGTTACCTACGCCGTCGAGTTTGAGATCGGTAAATAG
- a CDS encoding biopolymer transporter ExbD has protein sequence MGGEVAERAPKEAKKGLRRPKRRIAIRIDMTPMVDIAFLLLIFYMVTTVFAMPQAMEINLPPAEEDSLQVEVKESNLLTVRVDGEGRYWWNLKRVTPENLPKLIPAPENQADSIRQNFNGPALREILVQENQANPKLNTLILINRDATYSDMVNILDEIDVIERSWNTTLAKQLKKEVSDLTKEDGKFSYRYAIGEWEDADDRKIAAAIQAAQAGGEL, from the coding sequence ATGGGCGGTGAAGTAGCAGAAAGAGCACCAAAGGAAGCGAAAAAAGGTCTTAGACGACCTAAGCGAAGAATCGCCATCCGTATCGATATGACGCCGATGGTGGATATCGCCTTCCTGCTCCTGATTTTCTACATGGTTACGACGGTATTCGCTATGCCGCAAGCCATGGAAATCAACTTGCCGCCGGCCGAAGAGGATAGCCTTCAGGTAGAGGTGAAAGAGTCCAACCTGTTAACCGTTCGTGTGGACGGCGAAGGGCGCTATTGGTGGAACCTCAAGCGCGTGACTCCGGAGAACCTCCCGAAGCTAATCCCGGCTCCTGAAAATCAGGCGGACAGCATAAGGCAGAACTTCAACGGTCCTGCTTTACGGGAGATTTTGGTGCAAGAGAACCAGGCGAATCCCAAGCTCAACACGCTTATTCTGATTAACCGTGACGCCACTTACTCCGACATGGTCAATATCCTCGACGAGATTGACGTGATCGAACGGTCGTGGAACACAACTCTGGCTAAGCAGTTGAAAAAGGAAGTGTCTGATCTCACCAAGGAAGACGGCAAGTTCTCATACCGATATGCCATCGGTGAATGGGAAGATGCCGATGATCGTAAAATAGCAGCCGCAATTCAGGCTGCTCAGGCTGGAGGTGAGTTGTAA
- a CDS encoding energy transducer TonB, translated as MTRRVQQSRATEQTPANARLTSAFRMKSLYQRHMLYGMLAASLVVCLPTIIVAFWPLPATVLIDGVQDDPLVPGGQIEIVWTDYPLRNEPPLVIPATGPGRRGAPGMGNLVDNVILVDDNVELNNDGLGFGGAGVGAGDIEYGNDDPLQPGGGGGVYVQDTTTYELFSGVDQPPELIDMPLPEYPSVAQRTRMEGKVILHLLVDLNGRVVEVRVFAETNPNLPFAENAIAAAKRAVFRPAFHHGLPVRCWVSIPVEFELR; from the coding sequence ATGACCAGACGCGTACAACAGTCGAGAGCCACAGAACAAACCCCCGCCAATGCACGCCTGACTTCAGCGTTCAGGATGAAGTCGCTATACCAGCGCCACATGCTGTACGGCATGCTGGCAGCCTCCCTTGTGGTATGTCTGCCGACGATTATCGTTGCTTTCTGGCCTCTTCCGGCAACGGTTCTTATTGATGGAGTTCAGGATGATCCCCTGGTGCCGGGCGGACAAATCGAAATCGTATGGACGGATTATCCTCTTCGTAATGAACCGCCTCTGGTTATTCCCGCCACCGGACCGGGTCGTCGTGGAGCACCGGGAATGGGCAATCTGGTCGACAATGTGATCCTGGTCGACGACAATGTTGAGCTGAACAACGACGGTCTCGGTTTCGGAGGAGCAGGCGTGGGGGCCGGAGATATCGAATACGGCAACGATGATCCGTTACAACCGGGCGGTGGTGGCGGCGTCTATGTTCAGGATACCACGACGTACGAGCTGTTTTCAGGAGTTGATCAGCCTCCGGAGTTGATCGACATGCCGTTGCCGGAATACCCTTCGGTCGCTCAACGGACCAGGATGGAAGGGAAGGTTATCCTGCACCTTCTGGTCGATCTCAACGGGCGGGTCGTTGAGGTCAGGGTGTTTGCCGAAACCAACCCCAATTTACCTTTTGCCGAAAACGCTATTGCCGCAGCCAAAAGAGCGGTGTTCCGACCGGCTTTCCATCACGGGCTTCCGGTTCGCTGTTGGGTGTCAATACCGGTCGAATTCGAGCTTCGTTAA
- a CDS encoding oligosaccharide flippase family protein has protein sequence MSAIGPQYIRNVYSSWTCYAIRVAITFLFVPYITSQWGDSRYGLWVILFQTINYFSLLDLGLTSSIIRFVSKYLSQRDFGRVSRVIATSGVLYLIVGSLAAIGLFIFVEFFFHIFKIADPNLLAEGKTALQILAVYLAFNFYFLPYGGSLVAFQRYDMHNLISIGEEIVRVGLMIWLLSAGYGLVALALVIVGTTIARNLIAFWWLRRAFPEIKFGWREADRETGRMLFGYSWISFAIVICWLVIFNTDSFLLGVLSGTAAAGVYHPGAQLFLHLRNLINGAATPLAPAVSHIESTSDLDRVRRLYFRGSAYIAFASFTISTLVILFAQPFVDLWLPEAFAESASVMIVLACGSALFLPQIVGNSVLFGIEQHRYLLYSLICEAAAKIVLAIVLIPRSGLLGMALATIIPQIAMYSTLYPALLASVLGTTHWKILWNIFRPGGMALAAAAPVGILLTWLWPVDGWLSLIAEVAIVVLIAAVVAYRFLLAPDDRNKLIDGLPFIHQ, from the coding sequence TTGTCGGCAATCGGGCCACAGTACATCCGTAACGTTTACAGCTCCTGGACATGTTATGCCATCCGGGTGGCGATAACTTTCCTCTTCGTCCCATACATTACCTCACAATGGGGCGATTCTCGTTATGGGTTATGGGTGATCCTGTTTCAGACAATTAATTATTTTTCCCTGCTCGACCTGGGCCTGACATCTTCGATAATCCGTTTCGTATCCAAGTATCTCAGTCAACGAGATTTCGGTCGCGTATCACGCGTTATTGCAACTTCGGGGGTGCTCTACCTGATAGTCGGCAGTTTGGCTGCCATCGGGCTCTTCATCTTCGTTGAGTTTTTCTTTCACATCTTCAAAATAGCCGATCCGAACCTGCTGGCCGAAGGGAAAACCGCCCTGCAGATATTAGCCGTGTATCTGGCTTTTAATTTTTATTTCTTACCGTACGGCGGATCGTTGGTAGCTTTCCAGCGCTACGACATGCACAATCTCATCAGTATCGGCGAGGAGATAGTTCGCGTAGGGCTGATGATCTGGTTGCTATCGGCCGGATACGGGCTGGTGGCGCTGGCGCTGGTAATTGTGGGGACGACTATCGCCCGCAATCTGATCGCGTTCTGGTGGCTTAGACGTGCCTTCCCTGAAATAAAATTCGGCTGGCGTGAGGCTGATCGCGAAACCGGGCGGATGTTGTTCGGATACAGTTGGATTTCATTTGCGATCGTTATCTGCTGGCTGGTTATTTTCAATACCGACTCGTTCCTGCTGGGCGTCCTCAGCGGCACCGCTGCGGCAGGGGTGTACCACCCCGGGGCTCAGTTGTTCCTGCACCTGCGCAATCTCATCAACGGCGCGGCCACCCCGCTGGCGCCGGCGGTTTCCCATATTGAAAGCACATCCGATCTGGATAGAGTCCGACGGCTCTATTTCCGCGGATCAGCTTACATCGCGTTCGCATCGTTCACCATCTCCACTCTGGTGATCCTTTTCGCCCAGCCGTTCGTCGATCTCTGGTTACCGGAGGCATTTGCCGAATCAGCTTCGGTTATGATTGTACTGGCTTGTGGTTCGGCGCTTTTTCTGCCGCAGATAGTCGGGAATTCCGTCCTGTTCGGAATCGAACAACATCGCTACCTCTTGTACAGTCTCATCTGTGAAGCGGCGGCTAAAATTGTCCTCGCCATCGTGCTGATTCCGCGCTCCGGTTTGCTCGGGATGGCGCTGGCAACCATCATCCCACAAATTGCCATGTACAGTACCCTCTACCCGGCGTTGCTTGCTTCTGTATTGGGAACAACCCATTGGAAAATCCTCTGGAATATCTTCCGTCCGGGCGGTATGGCCCTGGCTGCGGCAGCACCGGTCGGTATCCTGTTAACCTGGTTATGGCCTGTCGACGGCTGGCTCAGTCTCATTGCCGAAGTAGCTATAGTGGTTCTTATTGCCGCGGTGGTCGCTTATCGTTTCTTATTGGCGCCGGATGATAGAAATAAGCTGATAGACGGACTCCCGTTCATTCACCAATAG
- a CDS encoding tetratricopeptide repeat protein, translating to MRKRLTKLFPVFLILLSAVVSTAYSQVIDDDNILNALNTGDTARAIELLNGAIAADPGYHRNYFALGRIYYEREQWQNAKEQFETAYEKRSKDYESLLYFGRTQINLGELDDAEKTMQEGIKKSKDNLSGFENGLGLVYLARGEYQDADKYFRKAIASSEAQEEKTIKDLNTKKFESEEEKQATLEAVRETGMKERAEYHINLGDANFYQGIPALAIIEYDLALQIDTASTEVYFHWAEACIEMKDYTCAIEKLKVVLQKDSTYAPAWMRAGGIYFKAALSTRTRDERKARFIDAIGSYKRYLELSNAQPDSQHVRVFFELAMGYANVSGHEDACQYYQKVLDIPYEPRDIYFQYGKSLWYIQDWAKAREMLRKQKEWVEADPDRAEQTKVSDDEYYQLLGDTYYYDKDNRNFTKASEYYEKSIQLNPNQKRVVYNLAIALHQDRHLVKALSYYQKRLDLEMDDKVLKNAGYCAMSIANQEMGGGADEAVALDDLEGIEGNEDAVDVDTPDPNVNYYEVAADYLQQYLEIKPDDESVIQRIAQIYLYHLSDCARGVEWYERWLQINPNSCEALRSLGYAYFGGVCSPKSYTKALSYFHKAYDCLTKAEGECADPGLTLYIAQAYHLRAVDKKDGAGDDFKQANTWYKKVLKCEPGNTDAKKGADDTSFEF from the coding sequence TTGCGAAAGAGACTTACGAAATTATTCCCGGTATTTCTGATCTTACTGTCCGCAGTCGTTTCGACGGCATACAGTCAGGTTATCGACGACGACAATATCCTTAATGCCCTCAACACGGGGGATACGGCGCGAGCTATTGAATTGCTCAACGGCGCCATTGCCGCCGACCCAGGTTACCATCGCAATTACTTTGCGCTTGGTCGCATTTACTATGAGCGCGAACAGTGGCAAAATGCTAAGGAGCAGTTTGAGACAGCCTATGAAAAGCGCTCCAAGGACTATGAAAGCCTGCTCTATTTTGGTCGGACGCAGATCAATCTGGGTGAACTCGACGATGCCGAAAAGACGATGCAGGAAGGGATCAAAAAGTCCAAGGATAACCTTTCCGGGTTCGAGAACGGACTAGGTCTGGTATATCTGGCTCGTGGTGAATATCAGGACGCCGACAAGTATTTCCGTAAGGCGATTGCATCGTCTGAGGCTCAGGAAGAGAAGACGATCAAGGATCTCAACACAAAGAAATTCGAAAGCGAAGAAGAGAAGCAGGCCACTCTGGAAGCGGTCCGTGAGACCGGCATGAAAGAGCGGGCGGAGTATCATATAAATCTCGGTGATGCTAATTTTTATCAGGGTATTCCGGCCCTGGCGATCATCGAGTATGATCTGGCGTTGCAAATCGATACCGCTTCTACTGAGGTTTATTTCCATTGGGCTGAAGCCTGTATCGAGATGAAAGACTACACTTGTGCTATTGAGAAGCTCAAGGTCGTGCTTCAAAAAGACAGCACTTATGCCCCGGCCTGGATGCGTGCGGGTGGTATTTATTTCAAGGCGGCTCTTTCGACCAGAACACGAGATGAACGTAAAGCTCGTTTCATCGATGCGATCGGTTCTTATAAACGCTATCTGGAATTATCGAATGCCCAGCCCGACAGCCAGCATGTGCGTGTGTTTTTCGAATTGGCCATGGGCTATGCCAATGTCAGCGGTCATGAAGATGCCTGCCAGTACTATCAAAAGGTTCTTGATATCCCTTATGAACCTCGCGACATCTATTTCCAATACGGCAAATCGCTCTGGTATATTCAAGACTGGGCTAAAGCTCGCGAAATGCTTCGTAAGCAGAAGGAGTGGGTTGAAGCTGACCCCGATCGCGCTGAACAAACCAAGGTGTCGGATGATGAGTACTACCAGCTTTTAGGGGATACGTATTATTACGACAAAGACAACCGGAATTTCACCAAGGCATCCGAATACTACGAGAAATCGATTCAGCTCAATCCCAATCAGAAACGGGTTGTTTATAATCTGGCGATAGCGCTTCATCAGGATCGTCATCTGGTGAAGGCCTTGTCGTATTACCAGAAGCGTCTTGATCTGGAAATGGATGATAAAGTCCTCAAGAATGCCGGTTATTGCGCCATGTCCATTGCCAATCAGGAAATGGGGGGAGGCGCCGATGAGGCGGTGGCTCTGGATGATCTCGAAGGTATTGAAGGGAATGAGGACGCGGTTGATGTCGATACCCCCGATCCGAATGTCAATTACTACGAAGTAGCTGCTGATTATCTGCAGCAATACCTTGAAATCAAGCCTGATGATGAATCTGTGATCCAGAGAATCGCACAGATTTATCTGTATCACTTGTCTGACTGCGCTCGTGGCGTTGAATGGTACGAGCGTTGGTTGCAGATTAACCCGAACTCCTGCGAGGCGCTTCGGTCTCTCGGTTATGCCTATTTCGGCGGTGTCTGCAGCCCTAAGAGTTACACCAAAGCCCTGAGCTATTTCCATAAGGCATACGACTGTCTGACCAAGGCTGAAGGTGAATGTGCCGATCCCGGTCTGACACTCTATATAGCCCAGGCATACCACCTTCGTGCCGTCGATAAGAAGGACGGCGCCGGTGATGATTTCAAGCAGGCGAATACCTGGTACAAGAAGGTTTTGAAATGTGAGCCGGGTAACACCGACGCCAAGAAGGGCGCTGATGACACTAGCTTTGAGTTTTAA
- a CDS encoding biopolymer transporter ExbD: MSGKRRVSIRIDMTPMVDIAFLLLIFYMATTQFKPPEARAVELPRSHSQIELPDKDIINVTITKYDSIYVDWIEKVTINIDGVDVETNGRVVRTVDKYTVAPEILRARGKNIKALVIIKADKRASFGVMQDVMKQMQENHLERFLIITDPETDVEAG, from the coding sequence ATGTCTGGCAAAAGAAGAGTGTCAATCAGGATCGATATGACCCCAATGGTGGATATCGCCTTCCTGCTCTTGATATTCTACATGGCGACAACTCAGTTCAAGCCGCCGGAAGCACGTGCCGTCGAGCTGCCGCGATCTCATTCGCAGATCGAACTGCCGGACAAAGACATCATCAACGTTACCATCACCAAATACGATTCGATCTACGTTGACTGGATCGAAAAGGTGACGATTAACATCGACGGAGTCGACGTTGAGACGAATGGCCGCGTCGTGCGCACGGTAGACAAATACACTGTCGCTCCTGAAATTCTCCGCGCTCGTGGTAAGAATATCAAGGCGCTGGTGATTATTAAGGCGGATAAAAGAGCCAGCTTCGGGGTTATGCAGGATGTTATGAAGCAGATGCAGGAAAACCATTTGGAACGATTCCTGATCATCACCGATCCCGAAACCGATGTCGAGGCCGGCTAA
- a CDS encoding MotA/TolQ/ExbB proton channel family protein, whose product MVKQTIFVTVVAIAAFAIGFGLWYGVFRTSEVPIVHSIYKGGPLVVLLIMVLIMLLSFVIERYFSLYGVAKGKSSVQVFFKKLVMLIQNDDFDGALAACDKQRGTTANVLRAGIERYREVKGQQMEAEHRIELTQNAIEEANALEGPLLERNLIALSTIASIATMVGLLGTTIGMIRAFAATGNVEGGVIDAQSLATGISEALVNTAGGLISGILGIFFYNFFVNKVDAFNYTTDEATFEVMQILKEKEGI is encoded by the coding sequence GTGGTTAAACAAACGATTTTCGTAACGGTAGTGGCCATTGCCGCCTTCGCCATAGGCTTCGGTCTTTGGTATGGAGTGTTCCGTACCTCCGAGGTTCCGATCGTGCATTCGATCTATAAGGGCGGCCCGCTGGTCGTGTTGCTCATAATGGTTCTTATCATGTTGCTTTCGTTCGTTATCGAGCGCTATTTTTCACTCTACGGCGTCGCCAAGGGCAAGAGTTCCGTACAGGTGTTCTTCAAGAAGCTCGTCATGCTTATCCAGAATGACGATTTCGACGGCGCCCTGGCTGCCTGCGACAAGCAGCGCGGTACTACCGCCAACGTTCTCCGGGCCGGCATTGAGCGCTATCGCGAGGTGAAAGGCCAGCAGATGGAAGCCGAGCATCGCATCGAGCTTACTCAGAACGCGATTGAGGAAGCCAACGCTCTCGAAGGTCCGCTGCTTGAGCGTAACCTGATCGCCTTGTCGACTATCGCCTCCATCGCCACCATGGTCGGTCTGCTGGGAACGACGATCGGTATGATTCGTGCCTTCGCCGCCACCGGTAACGTTGAAGGTGGTGTTATTGATGCGCAATCGCTGGCTACCGGTATTTCCGAGGCGCTGGTTAACACGGCCGGCGGTCTTATTTCCGGTATTCTCGGCATCTTCTTCTATAACTTCTTCGTCAACAAGGTGGACGCGTTCAACTACACCACCGACGAGGCCACTTTTGAAGTGATGCAGATCTTGAAAGAAAAAGAAGGGATATAA